The proteins below come from a single Candidatus Bathyarchaeota archaeon genomic window:
- a CDS encoding beta-propeller domain-containing protein → MFNKEVKKKSWTFAVLAVLLASMLSAVVYFGYTPGVSLRTFSSYDELNSFVESNSLYGYPNKCPSYMSEDVQAAGGDSARYSNTNIQVAGVDEADTVKTDGYFIYASSNVQHSVYIMDANPQNASILSKITLPEFSEVAGIYLSQDSTKIVVLGSNNTLRTATDMYLIESYSTSTFVKIYDISDKMNPVLVRDFSASGNYFNSRMIGNYVYAVLNQPVQVINDTATLPTVCEDNIRTSIQPSQIYYIDKEDNYCNYFSYTSIVGININNNEQTVANLTVMMGGASNLYVSTNNMYITCSGLATYSLVGGQSEANTEIYRVQLEGETLSFDAKGNIPGNILNQYSMDESNGYFRAATNVWRDGKQQNNVYVLNMDLSIVGKLENLASGESLHSARFMGDKCYLVTFKNVDPLFVIDLSQPTNPNVLGELKVPGYSDYLHPYDDTHLIGVGKETIETDESALYQGLKLSLFDVSNVNDPKQMAKVEIGDRGTDSPALSDPKAFLFDSSKNLLVLPVNLAQISTDEGDQDWRKTSSYGTTVWQGVYVYDLTLSGGFELKGTISQIDAQVNPTTEHNSWITRALYIDNTLYTVSEQKVQLNSLTDMGFIAQIELS, encoded by the coding sequence ATGTTTAACAAGGAAGTTAAAAAGAAATCGTGGACTTTTGCGGTTTTAGCAGTCCTTTTAGCCTCGATGCTATCTGCGGTGGTTTATTTTGGGTATACGCCAGGTGTATCGTTGCGGACTTTCTCATCTTATGATGAATTGAACAGTTTTGTTGAAAGCAATTCACTCTATGGATACCCAAACAAGTGCCCAAGCTACATGAGCGAAGACGTACAAGCGGCTGGAGGAGATTCAGCCAGGTACTCAAACACTAATATTCAAGTTGCAGGAGTTGACGAAGCAGATACAGTGAAAACAGACGGTTACTTCATTTATGCCTCATCCAACGTACAACACAGCGTTTACATAATGGATGCAAACCCACAAAATGCAAGCATTCTCTCAAAGATAACATTGCCTGAATTCTCAGAAGTAGCAGGCATATACCTAAGTCAAGACAGCACCAAAATAGTTGTTTTAGGAAGCAATAACACTCTACGCACAGCGACAGACATGTACTTAATTGAAAGTTATAGCACCTCAACCTTTGTTAAAATCTATGACATTTCTGACAAAATGAACCCAGTTCTCGTCAGGGACTTTTCGGCAAGCGGAAACTATTTCAACTCAAGAATGATAGGAAACTATGTCTATGCAGTTCTGAATCAACCCGTCCAAGTAATCAATGATACAGCCACGTTACCCACAGTGTGCGAGGACAATATACGCACTAGCATACAGCCATCACAGATATACTACATAGACAAAGAAGACAATTACTGCAACTACTTTAGCTACACCTCAATAGTTGGAATAAACATCAACAATAATGAGCAAACAGTAGCCAACTTAACTGTAATGATGGGCGGTGCCAGCAACCTCTACGTTTCCACAAACAACATGTACATTACCTGCTCAGGTCTAGCCACATACTCGCTTGTAGGCGGACAAAGTGAAGCCAACACTGAAATCTACAGGGTCCAACTTGAAGGAGAAACCTTAAGCTTTGATGCAAAAGGAAACATCCCCGGCAACATTTTAAACCAATACTCCATGGACGAGTCCAATGGCTACTTTAGAGCAGCAACAAATGTTTGGCGGGATGGAAAACAGCAAAACAACGTTTACGTCCTAAACATGGACCTATCAATTGTGGGTAAGCTTGAAAATCTTGCTTCAGGCGAAAGCCTGCATTCAGCCAGATTCATGGGCGACAAATGCTACTTAGTGACTTTCAAAAATGTGGATCCACTTTTCGTAATAGACCTAAGCCAACCCACCAACCCAAATGTTCTTGGTGAACTAAAAGTTCCAGGCTACTCTGACTATCTACACCCATACGATGACACACATCTAATAGGCGTCGGCAAAGAAACCATTGAAACAGATGAAAGCGCGTTGTATCAAGGCTTAAAATTGTCCCTCTTTGATGTCAGCAACGTTAATGACCCCAAGCAGATGGCAAAAGTTGAAATCGGCGACAGAGGCACTGACTCTCCAGCACTGTCTGACCCTAAAGCGTTCCTATTTGATAGTTCAAAGAATTTACTGGTGCTTCCAGTTAATTTGGCACAGATATCAACAGATGAAGGTGACCAAGATTGGAGAAAAACAAGTTCCTATGGAACCACAGTTTGGCAAGGCGTATACGTGTATGATTTGACTTTGAGTGGCGGTTTTGAACTGAAAGGCACCATTAGCCAGATAGATGCTCAGGTGAACCCAACTACAGAGCACAATAGTTGGATTACACGAGCGCTATACATAGACAACACCCTCTACACGGTCTCGGAACAAAAAGTGCAACTCAACAGCCTAACAGACATGGGCTTTATCGCTCAGATAGAACTTTCGTAA
- a CDS encoding PQQ-binding-like beta-propeller repeat protein: MKPRSWILFALIGFVLLQACYTTQVSCVTANDNWQFRYDTSRSGYTTDNGTSTNSAQFLWSYGTGAPVQCSPGVADGIVVVGSRDGHVYGFDVASGKTKWCYPAGSLIEFSSPSIIAGRIYIGSINASVICLDLYTGMPYWTSYVEDVVRSSPLIVDDHVYVGSADCNLYCLNASNGAVIWKYTTNGGIDSSPAYADGIVYFGSIDYHTYAVNASSGEEIWKVFTVHGLCSPAVQNGRVYLGSNNGSVLCLNAYTGAGIWQFHTSDWVASSPALAYGCVYIGSDDNNVYCLNATDGTMIWQTATEYWVWSSPTVCEGNVYVGSDDYSIYCLDAYTGEIKWNWETNGAIHSSPAIFNSTLYVGSDDYSLYAFQLCNATADNPAPRVYARRTNATLIFDMVSIVVFAVILAGFAKFLWSKQKNQTQPADTLENKKVPWYIAHFDLIVVLAILGFSSLHFINLGNMTLWAADEQTYTQYAYHMLKTGDYITPWSFGGQSVWIGKPPLQMWLISLSFQVFGINNFGARFFSVIFSMLSLSMLYFLGKKLYNPYVGALSVLVLGTFANYIEFSRRAMIDVQLIFFMIASIYVFILSREPGKNRNRYLILSGLLFGLALMTKQVQALLIPIILLGYLILSERKIRFGFKRFIVFLGIGLLVFAPWVIIMTIKFGEEFWLWTFLYSGYLRSVNSLEGHVGDFTYYFQYLYNGENLLWAILLPFATALCIFKGFFKKVKADVLVFVWIAVVFLVFTVAQTKLYWYILPAYPACALAIGSLLYKISEKLYPYLKTKKISAIKR, from the coding sequence ATGAAACCTCGTAGCTGGATACTGTTTGCTTTAATTGGGTTTGTTCTACTCCAAGCATGTTACACTACTCAAGTATCATGCGTTACAGCAAACGATAACTGGCAGTTCCGTTATGACACAAGCCGCAGTGGTTACACAACAGACAATGGAACATCAACAAATTCTGCACAGTTTCTGTGGAGTTATGGAACAGGAGCACCAGTTCAATGTTCTCCTGGAGTAGCTGATGGCATTGTTGTTGTTGGTTCAAGGGATGGTCATGTTTACGGATTTGACGTTGCTTCTGGAAAAACAAAATGGTGTTATCCAGCGGGCAGCCTCATAGAATTCTCTTCACCATCAATTATTGCTGGTCGCATCTACATCGGATCTATAAACGCCAGCGTCATTTGCTTAGACCTGTACACTGGTATGCCTTATTGGACAAGTTACGTTGAGGATGTGGTACGTTCCTCACCATTAATTGTTGATGACCACGTTTATGTTGGCTCAGCAGATTGCAACCTTTATTGTCTTAATGCTTCAAACGGCGCAGTAATATGGAAATACACAACCAATGGAGGGATCGATTCTTCACCTGCCTATGCTGATGGTATAGTGTATTTTGGTTCAATTGACTACCACACTTATGCTGTTAACGCATCATCTGGGGAGGAAATATGGAAAGTGTTTACTGTCCATGGTCTATGTTCACCCGCGGTACAAAATGGGCGTGTCTACCTTGGCTCCAACAATGGTTCAGTTTTATGCTTAAACGCTTACACAGGCGCGGGAATTTGGCAGTTTCACACGTCTGACTGGGTAGCTTCTTCTCCTGCACTTGCCTATGGGTGCGTTTACATTGGTTCAGATGACAACAACGTTTACTGCCTAAACGCGACAGATGGAACAATGATTTGGCAAACCGCCACTGAGTATTGGGTTTGGTCATCCCCCACCGTTTGTGAAGGCAACGTGTATGTTGGTTCAGATGACTACAGCATTTACTGTCTTGATGCTTACACTGGAGAAATTAAATGGAACTGGGAAACAAACGGTGCAATCCACTCATCCCCTGCAATCTTCAATAGCACCCTATATGTTGGTTCAGACGATTATAGCCTCTACGCTTTTCAATTATGCAATGCAACAGCAGATAATCCTGCCCCCAGAGTCTATGCCCGCCGAACAAATGCCACATTAATTTTTGATATGGTCTCCATTGTAGTGTTTGCGGTGATTCTTGCGGGTTTTGCCAAATTCTTATGGTCAAAACAAAAAAATCAAACACAACCTGCAGATACTTTAGAAAACAAAAAGGTACCTTGGTACATTGCACATTTTGATTTGATTGTGGTTTTGGCTATTTTGGGCTTTTCGTCCCTACATTTCATTAACTTAGGGAATATGACTCTTTGGGCAGCTGACGAGCAAACCTACACACAATACGCCTATCACATGCTCAAAACAGGTGATTACATTACACCTTGGAGTTTTGGTGGTCAATCAGTCTGGATTGGCAAGCCCCCACTACAAATGTGGCTGATTTCTCTTTCCTTCCAAGTTTTTGGAATAAACAACTTCGGCGCCCGCTTTTTCAGCGTAATCTTTAGCATGTTATCCTTGAGTATGCTTTACTTTTTAGGGAAAAAACTCTACAACCCATATGTTGGTGCACTGTCTGTTCTGGTTTTAGGCACATTTGCCAACTACATAGAATTCTCAAGACGCGCCATGATTGATGTGCAGCTTATATTTTTCATGATAGCAAGCATTTATGTTTTCATTCTAAGCAGAGAGCCAGGCAAGAACAGGAACCGCTACCTAATTTTGAGTGGTTTGCTTTTTGGTTTAGCTTTAATGACTAAGCAAGTTCAAGCCTTACTTATCCCCATAATCCTTTTAGGCTACTTGATACTGTCTGAGCGGAAAATACGGTTCGGCTTCAAACGTTTCATAGTTTTCTTGGGTATTGGTTTGCTGGTTTTTGCGCCTTGGGTTATAATCATGACTATTAAATTTGGGGAGGAATTTTGGCTTTGGACCTTTTTGTACTCTGGATATTTAAGAAGCGTGAACAGCCTTGAAGGACACGTAGGCGACTTCACCTACTACTTCCAGTACCTATACAACGGCGAAAACCTGCTCTGGGCAATCCTTCTGCCCTTTGCCACTGCTCTTTGTATCTTCAAAGGCTTCTTCAAAAAAGTAAAGGCTGACGTTTTGGTTTTTGTTTGGATAGCTGTTGTATTCTTAGTGTTTACTGTTGCGCAGACAAAACTTTACTGGTACATCTTGCCAGCGTATCCAGCATGTGCATTAGCAATCGGGAGCTTGCTCTACAAAATCTCTGAAAAACTCTACCCTTATTTGAAGACAAAGAAAATATCAGCAATAAAACGATAA
- a CDS encoding general stress protein B: protein MSRNENKGKGKMTVAEAGRRGGERTAETHGREFYEEIGRKGGTKVAEERGSEFYSEIGSKGGSERAKQHEGTPEARGKTSLEEAGKRGGQRVRSLIQAGKKREEE from the coding sequence TTGAGCAGAAATGAAAATAAAGGAAAAGGAAAAATGACCGTTGCTGAAGCAGGCAGAAGAGGCGGAGAACGAACCGCAGAGACACACGGACGAGAATTTTATGAAGAAATTGGACGTAAAGGCGGCACAAAAGTAGCTGAAGAGCGTGGTTCTGAATTTTACAGCGAAATCGGCAGCAAAGGCGGTTCTGAACGTGCAAAACAGCACGAAGGCACTCCTGAAGCCAGAGGAAAAACTAGCTTAGAAGAAGCAGGTAAACGTGGAGGACAACGAGTCAGGAGTTTAATCCAAGCAGGAAAAAAACGCGAAGAAGAATAA
- a CDS encoding Em GEA1 (EM1), with protein sequence MTVEEAGRMGGLKTARTHGEEFYSEIGSKGGQRVRKLIQKGKELENE encoded by the coding sequence ATGACCGTCGAAGAGGCAGGCAGGATGGGAGGATTAAAGACTGCCCGAACCCATGGAGAAGAGTTTTATAGTGAAATTGGAAGCAAAGGCGGACAACGTGTTCGTAAGCTTATTCAGAAAGGAAAAGAACTTGAAAATGAATAG
- a CDS encoding DUF2795 domain-containing protein, translated as MGETTSLRGRKEYTDKSGNSGRVSPAIIEKYLAGIHYPATKSGLVSSAKTNNAPDNVMKMIDKLPDKRYSSPIDITKEIGKIE; from the coding sequence ATGGGTGAAACCACAAGTCTTAGGGGACGCAAAGAGTACACGGATAAAAGCGGCAATTCGGGTCGTGTTAGCCCAGCTATAATTGAGAAGTATCTTGCAGGCATACATTATCCTGCCACTAAAAGCGGTCTGGTAAGCAGCGCTAAAACTAATAATGCTCCAGATAACGTGATGAAAATGATAGATAAGTTGCCTGATAAAAGGTATAGTTCGCCTATTGATATAACAAAAGAGATAGGGAAAATTGAATAA
- a CDS encoding cyclophilin-like fold protein, whose protein sequence is MSNDEGVSRIKIKFIIEGLGEAEGELVRFLAPRTIDMLARKFPIMGRVALYKEEIYFEIPIKMGEEKAKPNVETGTIAFWPMGSALCVFYGKSQPYSPVSVLGKITKNIEMFSQVKSGTAIKVELVNA, encoded by the coding sequence TTGAGCAATGATGAAGGCGTTTCACGAATAAAAATCAAATTTATAATTGAAGGTTTAGGCGAGGCAGAAGGGGAACTGGTAAGATTTCTTGCACCCCGAACCATAGACATGCTTGCCCGCAAGTTTCCAATAATGGGCAGAGTGGCACTATACAAAGAGGAAATCTATTTTGAAATCCCCATAAAAATGGGTGAAGAAAAAGCCAAACCAAATGTGGAAACAGGAACCATAGCGTTTTGGCCAATGGGAAGCGCCCTTTGCGTGTTCTACGGAAAATCTCAACCATACAGCCCAGTTAGTGTGCTAGGAAAAATAACAAAGAACATAGAAATGTTCAGTCAAGTTAAAAGCGGAACAGCCATAAAAGTAGAACTAGTAAACGCTTAA
- a CDS encoding radical SAM protein, which translates to MKPTRSLCPECLKPIDATIFEDDGKVFIKKDCPEHGHFQELYWSDYDQYVRAEKFRCDGEGVENPRTPEKLGCPGDCGLCPDHKSHTALAIIDITNRCNLKCPVCFANANYAGYVYEPTMEQVVGMLENLRSTKPVPAQALQFSGGEPTIRKELPAMARKAKELGFNHVEVNTNGLRISQDVEFCKELREAGVSTIYLQFDGLTSDVYKYIRGIDLLDIKMKAIENLRATGWNSVVLVVTLVKGVNDGQLGDIINFAAKNSDVVRCINIQPVSLCGRLPPDKREKMRITIPDFMKKVEEQTDGIIKTDDFYPVPVVVPVSKAVGAIKDKRYVEFTAHPHCGMATFVFVENGKITPITRYGNIDKFVGTLQSVYNDASKGSKTQAKIRLAGASRHIKFSFLRKYVLKVLMDGDYKSLGDFARSAILISSMHFMDPYNFDLERVQRCVIHYAVPDGRIIPFCTMNSIHRAEVEKKMGIPIKEWQDKHKVEISQTI; encoded by the coding sequence ATAAAACCAACAAGAAGTCTCTGTCCTGAATGTCTAAAACCCATAGATGCAACCATCTTTGAGGATGACGGAAAAGTATTCATCAAAAAAGACTGCCCAGAACATGGGCACTTTCAAGAACTTTACTGGTCAGACTACGACCAATACGTCCGCGCAGAAAAATTCCGCTGCGACGGTGAAGGCGTGGAAAACCCTCGAACCCCCGAAAAACTGGGGTGCCCCGGCGACTGCGGACTTTGCCCTGACCACAAATCACACACTGCACTAGCAATCATAGACATCACCAATCGATGCAACTTAAAATGTCCTGTATGTTTTGCTAATGCGAACTATGCGGGATATGTGTATGAGCCTACTATGGAGCAGGTTGTGGGTATGCTTGAAAATCTGCGTTCAACCAAACCTGTGCCTGCGCAGGCGCTTCAGTTCAGCGGTGGAGAACCAACCATCCGCAAAGAACTCCCCGCGATGGCGCGCAAAGCCAAAGAACTCGGTTTTAATCATGTTGAAGTTAACACTAATGGTTTACGTATCTCTCAAGATGTCGAGTTTTGCAAGGAACTAAGAGAAGCAGGTGTCAGCACTATTTATCTGCAATTTGACGGCTTGACCTCTGATGTGTACAAGTACATCCGCGGCATTGACTTGCTTGACATCAAGATGAAGGCTATTGAGAACCTTCGCGCGACAGGCTGGAACAGCGTCGTCCTTGTCGTCACACTCGTAAAAGGAGTAAACGATGGGCAACTAGGTGACATCATAAACTTTGCCGCCAAAAACAGCGACGTCGTCAGATGCATAAATATTCAGCCAGTTTCTCTCTGCGGACGCCTGCCCCCTGATAAACGAGAAAAAATGCGCATCACCATCCCTGACTTCATGAAAAAAGTCGAAGAACAAACTGACGGCATCATAAAAACAGACGACTTCTACCCTGTTCCCGTGGTGGTACCCGTCTCTAAAGCTGTGGGAGCCATTAAAGACAAACGGTATGTTGAATTCACTGCTCATCCACACTGCGGCATGGCAACATTCGTGTTTGTTGAAAACGGTAAAATCACGCCAATCACACGGTACGGCAACATCGACAAATTCGTTGGTACCCTCCAAAGCGTCTACAATGATGCATCCAAAGGTAGCAAAACCCAAGCTAAAATCCGACTTGCAGGTGCATCCAGGCACATTAAATTCAGTTTTCTACGTAAATATGTGCTCAAAGTCCTCATGGATGGTGACTACAAGTCCCTTGGCGACTTTGCCCGTTCTGCAATTTTGATTTCCTCTATGCACTTTATGGATCCATACAATTTTGACCTTGAACGGGTGCAGCGCTGTGTTATTCACTATGCGGTTCCGGATGGTAGAATCATACCTTTCTGTACTATGAACTCTATCCACCGAGCTGAAGTGGAAAAGAAAATGGGTATTCCCATCAAAGAGTGGCAAGATAAACATAAGGTTGAAATAAGCCAGACAATCTAG
- a CDS encoding TrmB family transcriptional regulator, with the protein MSINEATREALREMGLNAYEIDAYITLLKGGEMTAMEISQEAKVPYSKMYEVLNSLKEKGWLKSGESRPTKYFPVPPLEAARFTKLRLEDKYQNWENTVAENLQPLFEKREIFERPDMLILRGQQAVLNKLEEVLSKSSKEIVVAAPEFAKNVLTLADPLFNTIKKTVSLKFMAAGPSDDWAFVKKFAAVSEMRLRDHMFGGGIIADGKEAMLFLGEDKPTLVIWSNHVGLVGFAREYFQFLWDSSEKI; encoded by the coding sequence GTGTCAATTAATGAAGCCACAAGAGAAGCCCTGCGTGAAATGGGGTTAAACGCCTACGAAATAGACGCCTACATCACACTGCTAAAAGGTGGAGAAATGACCGCCATGGAAATCAGCCAAGAAGCCAAAGTCCCCTACAGCAAAATGTACGAAGTCCTAAACAGCCTAAAAGAAAAAGGATGGCTAAAAAGCGGAGAAAGCCGACCCACCAAATACTTCCCAGTACCCCCCCTAGAAGCTGCACGCTTCACCAAACTCCGCCTAGAAGACAAGTACCAAAACTGGGAAAACACAGTTGCTGAAAACCTGCAACCACTGTTTGAAAAACGTGAGATTTTTGAACGTCCCGACATGCTTATCTTAAGGGGGCAACAAGCCGTTTTAAACAAGCTTGAAGAAGTCCTATCTAAATCATCTAAAGAAATCGTGGTTGCCGCGCCAGAATTCGCCAAAAACGTACTTACCTTAGCTGACCCATTGTTTAACACCATAAAAAAGACAGTTTCCCTCAAGTTTATGGCGGCTGGTCCAAGTGATGATTGGGCGTTTGTGAAAAAATTTGCAGCGGTAAGTGAGATGCGACTGCGCGACCATATGTTTGGCGGTGGAATCATCGCTGACGGCAAAGAAGCCATGTTGTTTTTGGGCGAGGATAAGCCGACCCTTGTGATTTGGAGTAATCATGTGGGTCTTGTTGGGTTTGCACGGGAATACTTCCAGTTCTTGTGGGATTCCTCAGAAAAAATCTAA
- the tmk gene encoding dTMP kinase, which produces MAKKGIFIVIEGLDGSGKTTQAKLLVEKLQKNYEVIFTTEPSTGKIGSFIRSSYLYDNTRLPTEAEALLFSADRIEHCKAEIEPALNEGKVVVCDRYLYSTIAYQGSAGLSTDWIKTINARALQPDFYIFLDVAPERVLERLQRKRSVMETLETQQKVRDVYLKFVEKGDLVLVEGDKPIEAVAEELYCKVLDLLKLAKDFGSDF; this is translated from the coding sequence ATGGCAAAAAAGGGCATCTTCATAGTCATTGAGGGATTGGATGGAAGCGGAAAAACCACCCAAGCAAAACTCTTAGTAGAAAAACTCCAAAAAAACTACGAAGTCATTTTCACCACTGAGCCCAGCACTGGAAAAATCGGTAGCTTCATCCGCAGCAGCTACCTATACGACAACACACGCCTGCCAACCGAAGCCGAAGCCCTACTCTTCTCTGCTGACCGCATCGAACATTGCAAAGCTGAAATAGAACCCGCCCTAAACGAGGGAAAAGTTGTGGTTTGTGACCGCTACCTTTATTCAACAATAGCCTATCAGGGCAGTGCTGGACTTAGCACGGACTGGATAAAAACCATCAACGCCCGCGCCTTGCAGCCTGACTTTTACATTTTCCTTGATGTGGCACCTGAACGGGTTTTGGAGCGGTTGCAGCGTAAGCGGTCTGTTATGGAGACTTTGGAAACTCAGCAGAAAGTGCGGGATGTTTATTTGAAGTTTGTTGAGAAGGGTGATTTGGTTTTGGTTGAGGGAGATAAGCCCATTGAGGCTGTGGCTGAGGAGTTATACTGTAAAGTTTTAGATTTGCTTAAACTCGCCAAAGACTTCGGCTCCGACTTCTAA
- a CDS encoding HD domain-containing protein, with protein sequence MPKAYWGEIKDPVHGYVYITEAEKHVIDSYPMQRLRRLRQLAGSEYVYPGANHTRFEHSVGVMYLAGNVLDNPHVSQVVNDQEIATCRIAALLHDIGHGPFSHVFEHLLNKNLCRTHEDNTSWLIEKSEVGDELDKLGFNRKEVAALAVGKMQKKSKAFLNQIISSAVDVDKMDFIVRDTYHTGAEYGFIDVIRLIHAFDVMGENLAVELGALSALEAFIIARIESFKSIYFHRVGRAAQIMLASAMDKANPELGLTDFKTPEEYLALDDYTVWAKLKQCKASQQIISNLEHRKMLKCAYERTFYEKDDLVANLFGQESYRNKIRVEIAKEAGIPTDMVNIDVPTVQSVPYHPTMLMQPMEIPVFNRGKAGEKKLQRLSETSKIFETLRGFMNILRVYTNVEEREKVEKATAKILGKIPSAAKISF encoded by the coding sequence ATGCCTAAAGCTTATTGGGGAGAAATCAAAGACCCCGTTCACGGATACGTTTACATTACCGAAGCAGAAAAACACGTCATCGACTCCTACCCAATGCAGCGGCTAAGGCGACTACGGCAACTGGCGGGTAGCGAATACGTTTACCCAGGCGCAAACCACACCCGATTTGAACACAGCGTCGGCGTCATGTACCTAGCAGGTAACGTGTTGGATAATCCGCATGTTTCCCAAGTGGTCAATGACCAGGAAATAGCAACCTGCAGAATCGCCGCGTTACTCCATGATATTGGGCATGGACCATTTTCACACGTGTTTGAACATCTTCTAAATAAGAATCTTTGCAGAACCCATGAAGATAACACGTCTTGGCTTATTGAAAAAAGCGAAGTCGGCGATGAACTAGATAAGCTGGGTTTTAACCGCAAAGAAGTCGCAGCGCTAGCGGTTGGAAAAATGCAAAAAAAAAGCAAAGCATTCCTAAATCAAATCATCAGCAGCGCCGTGGACGTGGACAAAATGGACTTCATCGTTCGCGACACTTACCACACAGGCGCAGAATACGGTTTCATCGATGTCATCCGATTAATTCATGCTTTTGATGTGATGGGAGAAAACTTGGCAGTTGAGCTGGGTGCGCTCTCAGCTTTGGAAGCCTTTATTATCGCGCGGATTGAGTCTTTCAAGAGCATCTACTTTCACCGTGTGGGTAGGGCAGCTCAGATTATGCTTGCATCCGCCATGGACAAAGCCAACCCCGAATTAGGATTAACAGATTTTAAAACACCCGAGGAATATTTGGCGCTGGATGATTACACGGTTTGGGCAAAACTTAAACAATGCAAAGCCTCCCAGCAGATAATTAGCAACTTAGAACACAGAAAAATGCTCAAATGCGCATACGAACGCACGTTTTACGAAAAAGACGACTTGGTCGCGAACCTTTTTGGGCAAGAATCCTACCGTAACAAGATAAGAGTTGAAATCGCCAAAGAAGCAGGCATACCCACAGACATGGTAAATATTGACGTGCCAACCGTGCAATCCGTGCCATATCACCCAACCATGCTTATGCAGCCCATGGAAATCCCTGTGTTTAACCGCGGCAAGGCAGGAGAGAAAAAACTGCAGCGACTCAGTGAAACCTCAAAGATTTTTGAAACCCTGCGAGGTTTCATGAACATTTTGCGTGTCTACACAAATGTGGAGGAACGTGAAAAAGTTGAGAAGGCAACTGCAAAGATTCTTGGCAAGATTCCTTCTGCAGCAAAAATTTCGTTTTAG
- a CDS encoding DNA-3-methyladenine glycosylase, producing MILPRTFYQQDTNTVTKNLLGKILVHETAEGTVAGRIVETEAYRGPEDLAAHSSGGRRTARNEVMYGEKGHAYVYFIYGLYFCFNVTAGNVEGKPEAVLFRALEPVEGEEIMFKRRKVVHGKVPNLANGPSRLCMAMDVTKAQNGIDMTTQPLYILDAPAVPAEQIVETTRIGVEYGKEYKDKPWRYYIRDNMFVSKV from the coding sequence ATGATTCTGCCCCGAACGTTTTACCAGCAAGACACCAACACAGTCACCAAAAACCTACTAGGCAAAATTCTAGTACACGAAACAGCCGAAGGAACAGTTGCTGGCAGGATTGTGGAAACCGAAGCCTACCGTGGACCCGAAGACCTCGCCGCTCACAGTTCAGGTGGCAGACGCACAGCCCGAAACGAAGTCATGTACGGCGAGAAAGGGCATGCGTATGTCTACTTTATCTATGGGTTGTATTTTTGCTTCAACGTAACTGCAGGCAATGTTGAGGGTAAGCCTGAGGCGGTGCTTTTTCGAGCGCTAGAGCCCGTGGAGGGTGAGGAGATTATGTTTAAGCGCCGAAAGGTAGTGCATGGAAAAGTGCCAAACCTTGCAAACGGTCCTAGCAGGCTGTGCATGGCAATGGATGTAACAAAAGCCCAAAACGGCATAGATATGACAACGCAGCCCCTCTACATCTTGGATGCGCCAGCAGTGCCAGCGGAGCAGATTGTGGAAACCACCCGTATCGGTGTAGAGTACGGTAAAGAATACAAAGACAAGCCTTGGCGATACTACATTAGGGATAACATGTTTGTTTCAAAAGTTTAG